One segment of Setaria viridis chromosome 4, Setaria_viridis_v4.0, whole genome shotgun sequence DNA contains the following:
- the LOC117852523 gene encoding protein FERTILITY RESTORER RF2, mitochondrial encodes MSQLGTCSLPGAAIYGTSTRRFGGSQFQQPKVNRISFEQKVSAKTTLRSMRCKATQTQSVQKKSSSATVQRDKKGKVQGPKLDDGSGGFPPFRFGKGGGGGGGGGGGSNYFGGFLLFSCVLLLDYLKEFEKYLLTRKHRGGDDASNGLLQP; translated from the exons ATGTCCCAACTTGGAACATGTTCATTGCCTGGAGCTGCAATCTATGGCACTTCAACTAGGAGGTTTGGAG GTTCACAATTTCAGCAACCTAAGGTTAATCGCATCTCATTTGAACAGAAAGTGTCTGCTAAAACAACATTGAGA AGTATGAGGTGTAAAGCTACTCAAACCCAAAGCGTCCAAAAGAAATCTTCAAGTGCAACTGTTCAACGTGATAAGAAAG GGAAAGTTCAAGGGCCGAAGCTGGACGATGGAAGTGGTGGGTTCCCTCCGTTCCGCTTCGGCAAaggtgggggcggtggtggaggtggcgggggtGGCAGCAACTACTTCGGCGGATTCCTTCTCTTCTCCTGTGTGTTGCTCCTGGATTACCTGAAGGAGTTTGAGAAGTACCTGCTTACTCGGAAGCACCGAGGTGGAGACGACGCCAGCAACGGGCTGCTACAACCATGA